The Streptomyces cynarae genome contains a region encoding:
- a CDS encoding anthranilate synthase family protein yields the protein MTYPDLLDALTGPTPPAAFALLHRPETAAERIDLLTGTLHQADALAEVPLPAPGGRARHEALVLLPYRQIAERGFEAPDDRAPLTVMSIEHQASAPVGEVLDRLPDVPLSARDLGFDLDDDAYADAVRRVVDEEIGTGAGANFVLKRTFVTQFDHWSPQAALALFKRLLRHSAGAYWTFLIHTGERTLLGASPERHITLDAGTAVMNPISGTYRYPESGPSAEGLLEFLADRKEANELYMVVDEELKMMSRICEGGGRVVGPRLRAMDRLAHTEYFVEGHSRLDVRTVLHETLFAPTVTGSPLESACRVISKYEPDGRGYYAGVAALIGRDAAGERALDTAILIRTAEVDAAGTLRLSVGATLVRDSDPYAEAAETRAKAAGLLAVVHGDPGATAAEPGEVSPAAAAARRLSLLPAVALALSARNEPLAPFWRADPRRRRTADSPLAGLRALFVDAEDTFTAMGADLMRALGLEVVVRRFDEAYDLDGNDLVVVGPGPGDPRDTAHPKIAHMRALTGELLRRGTPFLSVCLGHQILSSVLGLELVRKDVPNQGVQRTIDLFEHREDVYFYNTFTAVSAADTFPGPAARPGPVQVARDPATGEVHGLRGAGFASVQFHPESVMSRAGVHTFERLVSGLFPARLRSPLPYSEREEVA from the coding sequence ATGACGTACCCGGACCTGCTGGACGCGCTGACCGGTCCGACCCCGCCCGCGGCGTTCGCGCTGCTGCACCGCCCGGAGACGGCCGCCGAGCGGATCGACCTGCTCACCGGCACCCTGCACCAGGCGGACGCCCTCGCCGAGGTGCCGCTGCCCGCCCCGGGCGGGCGCGCACGCCACGAGGCGCTGGTGCTGCTGCCCTACCGGCAGATCGCCGAGCGCGGCTTCGAGGCGCCCGACGACAGGGCGCCGCTGACGGTGATGAGCATCGAGCACCAGGCCTCGGCACCGGTCGGCGAGGTGCTCGACCGGCTCCCCGACGTGCCGCTGAGCGCCCGCGACCTGGGCTTCGACCTGGACGACGACGCCTACGCCGACGCCGTGCGCCGCGTCGTCGACGAGGAGATCGGCACCGGCGCCGGCGCCAACTTCGTCCTCAAGCGCACCTTCGTGACGCAGTTCGACCACTGGTCGCCGCAGGCCGCGCTCGCGCTCTTCAAGCGGCTGCTGCGCCACTCGGCGGGCGCCTACTGGACCTTCCTGATCCACACCGGGGAGCGCACCCTGCTCGGCGCGAGCCCCGAGCGGCACATCACCCTCGACGCGGGCACCGCCGTGATGAACCCGATCAGCGGCACCTACCGCTACCCGGAGTCCGGCCCGTCCGCAGAAGGCCTCCTTGAGTTCCTGGCCGACCGCAAGGAGGCCAACGAGCTGTACATGGTCGTCGACGAGGAACTGAAGATGATGAGCCGGATCTGCGAGGGCGGCGGCCGCGTGGTGGGCCCCCGGCTGCGCGCCATGGACCGGCTCGCGCACACCGAGTACTTCGTCGAGGGGCATTCCCGGCTCGATGTGCGCACCGTCCTGCACGAGACGCTGTTCGCGCCGACCGTCACCGGCAGCCCCCTGGAGAGTGCCTGCCGGGTGATCTCCAAGTACGAGCCGGACGGCCGGGGTTACTACGCGGGCGTGGCCGCGCTGATCGGCCGGGACGCCGCGGGTGAGCGCGCCCTGGACACGGCGATCCTGATCCGCACCGCCGAGGTGGACGCCGCGGGCACGCTGCGGCTGAGCGTCGGGGCGACCCTGGTGCGGGACTCCGACCCGTACGCGGAGGCCGCCGAGACGCGGGCCAAGGCGGCGGGCCTGCTGGCCGTGGTGCACGGCGACCCGGGCGCCACCGCGGCGGAACCGGGCGAGGTGTCCCCGGCCGCCGCGGCTGCCCGCCGGCTGAGCCTGCTGCCGGCGGTCGCCCTCGCCCTGTCCGCCCGCAACGAACCGCTGGCTCCGTTCTGGCGCGCCGACCCGCGGCGACGGCGGACGGCCGACTCGCCGCTGGCCGGGCTGCGGGCCCTGTTCGTGGACGCCGAGGACACGTTCACGGCGATGGGCGCCGACCTGATGCGGGCCCTGGGGCTCGAGGTCGTGGTGCGCCGGTTCGACGAGGCGTACGACCTCGACGGCAACGACCTGGTCGTGGTGGGCCCGGGACCGGGCGACCCCCGGGACACCGCCCATCCGAAGATCGCCCACATGCGGGCGCTCACCGGGGAGTTGCTGCGCCGGGGCACGCCGTTTCTGTCGGTGTGCCTGGGCCATCAGATCCTCAGTTCGGTCCTCGGCCTGGAACTGGTCCGCAAGGACGTGCCCAACCAAGGCGTGCAGCGCACCATCGACCTGTTCGAGCACCGCGAGGACGTCTACTTCTACAACACGTTCACCGCGGTGAGCGCGGCGGACACGTTCCCCGGCCCCGCCGCCCGCCCCGGCCCCGTTCAGGTCGCCCGGGACCCGGCCACCGGCGAGGTCCACGGGTTGCGCGGCGCGGGCTTCGCGTCCGTGCAGTTCCATCCCGAGTCCGTCATGTCACGGGCCGGCGTGCACACCTTCGAACGCCTGGTCAGCGGCCTGTTCCCGGCCCGTCTCCGTTCGCCCCTCCCCTACTCGGAACGCGAGGAAGTCGCATGA
- a CDS encoding isochorismatase family protein, with the protein MANTIPPVPPYSLPTRADLPANTVSWTVDPRRALLLVHDMQHYFLRCFGDRSPGPELLAHATAVRRAAAVSGVPVAYTAQPGSMTPAERGLLKDFWGEGMRATAADRDIPASLAPDPGDTVFTKWRPSAFFRTGLLDLLRDSGRDQLILCGVYAHVGLLQTACEAMAHDIQPFFVADAVADFSERDHRMAVEYAAKRCAMVVTAADVCDALALQTTGALR; encoded by the coding sequence ATGGCGAACACCATTCCGCCGGTACCGCCCTATTCCCTGCCCACCCGCGCCGACCTGCCCGCGAACACCGTCTCCTGGACGGTGGACCCGCGCCGGGCGCTGCTGCTCGTCCACGACATGCAGCACTACTTCCTCAGGTGCTTCGGCGACCGCTCCCCGGGACCCGAACTCCTCGCCCACGCCACCGCCGTACGGCGCGCGGCGGCGGTCTCCGGCGTGCCGGTGGCGTACACCGCCCAGCCCGGCAGCATGACGCCCGCCGAGCGCGGCCTGCTCAAGGACTTCTGGGGCGAGGGCATGCGCGCGACCGCGGCCGACCGGGACATCCCCGCGTCCCTGGCGCCGGACCCCGGCGACACCGTCTTCACCAAGTGGCGCCCCAGCGCCTTCTTCCGCACCGGGCTGCTGGACCTGCTCCGCGACAGCGGACGCGACCAGCTGATCCTGTGCGGCGTGTACGCACACGTGGGCCTGCTGCAGACCGCCTGCGAGGCCATGGCGCACGACATCCAGCCGTTCTTCGTGGCGGACGCCGTCGCCGACTTCAGCGAGCGGGACCACCGCATGGCCGTGGAGTACGCGGCCAAGCGCTGCGCCATGGTCGTGACCGCGGCCGACGTGTGCGACGCCCTGGCCCTTCAGACCACCGGAGCCCTGCGATGA